The window ACTGTTCCTTCGGTCTACAAGCAGGGGTATGATTACGCTGCAATGGGCTATACAACTGTCTTTGAAGCGGCAATTCCTCCAATTGAAGCCCGCCACACCCACGAAGAGATGAAGGCAACTCCCCTTCTTGATATGGGCGGATACCTGGTGCTCGGGAACAACTTTTTCTTAATGCGCTACATCAGGGATGGAGACATAGAAAAGGCTGCGGCTTATGTGGCCTGGATGATGAAAACCCACAAGACATATGGGATCAAATGCGTAAATCCCGCAGGAGTCGAGAACTGGGGCTGGGGCAAAAACGTAAGTTCGCTTGATGAGGCTAACATCCATTTCGAAATTACTCCTCGAGAGGTCATAAAAGGGCTTGCCGAGATCAACGAACGGCTTGGAATGCCAATGCCTCTCCATCTGCATGCAAATAACCTGGGCCATCCGGGCTGCTATGCAGTTACCAAGGATTCCCTGAAAATCCCTGCCGGGGTAAAGCCCAGGCAGAACTTGGATGTTGAATGGGCTGAAACCAAAATGGACCCTTCAAGGGACCGTTCTGTATATCTCACTCACCTGATGTTCAACAGTTTTGCAGGCACAACCTGGGGAGACTGCGAATCCGGTGTAAAAGATATTGCAGACTACATCAATAACAAAGACCATGTAGTAATCGATAGTGGATGCACTCCTTTTGGAGAAGCAACAGTTATGACCGGAGACGGGCCTGCTATTCACGACCTTTACACACTTACAGGAAACAAATGGTCGAACACTGACGTTGAGATGGAATGTGGCTCAGGTGTCATTCCCTTTACCTATCTCAAGTCCAACCCCGTACACAGCTTGCAATGGGCAATGGGACTGGAATGTCTCCTGCTTATCAACGACCCCTGGAAGACGATCATGACCACGGACAGTCCTAACGGTGGGCCGTTTACGAAATATCCGGAGGTCATGACCTGGCTCATGTCCGAGGCTTTCAGGAAGCAGACTTTTAGTGAGTGCCACAAATGGGCAAATGATAGGAGTGAACTCGGAGGCGTAAACCGGGAACTTTCGCTCTATGATCTTGCGATTCTGACCCGAGCCAACCCTGCTAAGACAATTGGCATGGCCCACAGAAAAGGCTCTCTTGGCGTGGGCGCAGATGGGGATGTTACAGTCTACAACATAAACCCACAGCAGCTTGACCCGAACAACTACGAGATCCTCCTCAGGACCTTCAGGAAGGCAGAATACACCGTGAAGGGAGGAGAAATCGTGGCTGTTAAAGGAGAGATCGTTTCCGTTCCTGAAAAGCGGACTTATTATTCCGAAGTGCATGTAGAAGACGAGCGGGAAAAGGAGATGCTGGCCGACGTTAAGGAATGGTTCAGGTATTACACTCTGGGTTTTGCCAACTATCCGACTTCAGAGAAGTATCTGGAAAATCCGACTCCCATAAAGGTTAACGGTGAGAGGTGAAGTGATGTCAGAAGTAATTCTTATTCTTAAGAGAGAGATCGACATTAAACTGGAGGCAGATGCCATAACTCCTGACTCCTTTGCAGGCAAAAATGCCGGAGAAATCGAAAACCTGCCTATCTGGCAGGGGCCAAAGACCTATCCTCTTTCCGACTTTTTCGAAGTGAAAGGCAATGGAGGCAGTTCTGCAGCCGAGACTCTGATCCGTATAAAAGGCGACGTAACGAGGGTCAAAAGGATCGGAGAAGGTATGAGTGCAGGAAATATTGAAATTGAGGGTTCCACAGGTATGCATGTAGGTTCCGGGATGAAAGGAGGCGAGATCCTCGTATCCGGAGACGCGGATTCCTGGGCAGGCATGGAAATGCTTGGCGGGCTCCTGCACATTAAAGGCAATGCCGGAGACCACGTGGGCTGTGCTTACAGAGGCAAGTGGCATGGCATGAAAGGCGGGCGTATCGTGATCGAAGGCTCGGCGCGGCACCAGCTCGGAGGCGGCATGGACGGCGGGGAAATTTTAGTGGAAGGCAATGTTGAAGGCTTCTGCGGGATCCGCCAGAATGGAGGGCTCATCGTTGTGAAAGGCAGAGCTCTTCGCTGCGTTGGCGCTGAAATGGCAGCCGGTACCATAGTTGTCGGGGGAGCAATTGAACGCTTCAATCCGGGTTTCGAATATACAGGTATGGTAGATGGCTTCACCCAGGGTGGGGTTGAGTTATCTGGAAAATTCAAGAAGTTTACCGGGGACTATGCAATCAGCAAGCGGGCAAAAGGAGTGCTTTACGTGGCTGCAGATGCAAATCCGGAACTCTGAGGTGAGAGGTATGGAAGTATTACTCATTACCGGAAGTACGATTGAGGAAGGCAGGCTTGCCAAAGGCGGGGACAAGTTCACAGATGATTATATCACGGAATGTGCATCTTGCTGGCTTTCTCCGGTTGATTTCGTGTCACTCTGCTCCCCCGAAAAAGTGAAGGTTACAAGCCGGAACGGGAAGCATTCTGTAGCGGTCTATACGAAATGTACGGATTCAGTATGTACAGGGCATGTGTTCATGCCAAGAGCTATCTGGTCCAATGTTATCATCGACCCTGATACCCTTTCGACTGGATCTCCCCTCTACAAAGGTGCCCCTGTACAGGTTGAACCCACAGAAGAAGAGGTCCTGAGCGCTGAAGATATAGTGCTGAAAGTTTATGTCGGAGGGCAGTGAGTATGATTTACAAAAACATAATCTGTCCGGTCTGCGGAGCTGCCTGCGACGATATCCAGGTTGAATTCGGAGACGGAAAGATTGAAGCTAAAAATGCATGTAAGATGGGAAACGCCAAGTTCCAGGAAGTTGTAAGTTCCCACAGGCTCAGGCAACCCCTTATAAAGGGAGAAGGAAAACTGACCCCTGCCGCCTGGGATGAAGCTCTTGAAAAAGCTGCCGATATACTTGTTTCGGCAAAGCGTCCCCTTCTCTTTATGGGCAGTGAGACCTCCTGTGAAGCGCATGAAGTCGGGCTTAAAATCGGAGAATACCTGGGTGCTATTGTTGACTCCAATGCAACAATCTGCCACGGGCCAACAGCCATGGGAATCCAGGAAGCCGGAAAAGTCGGCGCAACCGAAGGGCAGAAGAAAAACAGGGGCGA is drawn from Methanosarcina lacustris Z-7289 and contains these coding sequences:
- a CDS encoding molybdopterin dinucleotide binding domain-containing protein; translated protein: MEVLLITGSTIEEGRLAKGGDKFTDDYITECASCWLSPVDFVSLCSPEKVKVTSRNGKHSVAVYTKCTDSVCTGHVFMPRAIWSNVIIDPDTLSTGSPLYKGAPVQVEPTEEEVLSAEDIVLKVYVGGQ
- a CDS encoding formylmethanofuran dehydrogenase subunit C, coding for MSEVILILKREIDIKLEADAITPDSFAGKNAGEIENLPIWQGPKTYPLSDFFEVKGNGGSSAAETLIRIKGDVTRVKRIGEGMSAGNIEIEGSTGMHVGSGMKGGEILVSGDADSWAGMEMLGGLLHIKGNAGDHVGCAYRGKWHGMKGGRIVIEGSARHQLGGGMDGGEILVEGNVEGFCGIRQNGGLIVVKGRALRCVGAEMAAGTIVVGGAIERFNPGFEYTGMVDGFTQGGVELSGKFKKFTGDYAISKRAKGVLYVAADANPEL
- a CDS encoding formylmethanofuran dehydrogenase subunit A yields the protein MAGTIAIKNGYVFDPLNEIKGEIMDIFIRDGKVVKELSAAELKNAKVIDASGMTVMPGGVDSHSHVAGAKVNAGRQMRPEDHYKATLKKTSLTHSGSGYTVPSVYKQGYDYAAMGYTTVFEAAIPPIEARHTHEEMKATPLLDMGGYLVLGNNFFLMRYIRDGDIEKAAAYVAWMMKTHKTYGIKCVNPAGVENWGWGKNVSSLDEANIHFEITPREVIKGLAEINERLGMPMPLHLHANNLGHPGCYAVTKDSLKIPAGVKPRQNLDVEWAETKMDPSRDRSVYLTHLMFNSFAGTTWGDCESGVKDIADYINNKDHVVIDSGCTPFGEATVMTGDGPAIHDLYTLTGNKWSNTDVEMECGSGVIPFTYLKSNPVHSLQWAMGLECLLLINDPWKTIMTTDSPNGGPFTKYPEVMTWLMSEAFRKQTFSECHKWANDRSELGGVNRELSLYDLAILTRANPAKTIGMAHRKGSLGVGADGDVTVYNINPQQLDPNNYEILLRTFRKAEYTVKGGEIVAVKGEIVSVPEKRTYYSEVHVEDEREKEMLADVKEWFRYYTLGFANYPTSEKYLENPTPIKVNGER